One stretch of Cervus canadensis isolate Bull #8, Minnesota chromosome 5, ASM1932006v1, whole genome shotgun sequence DNA includes these proteins:
- the MAL gene encoding myelin and lymphocyte protein — translation MAPSAASGVSSLPSGFAVFTTFPDLLFIFEFVFGGLVWILISSSHVPIPLIQGWVMFASVFCFVATTILAFLYVIGAHGNRTSWITLDAAYHSVAALFYFGASVLEALATIQLQDGFYYKFYHENISAVVFSYVATLLYVVHAMFSLIRWKSS, via the exons ATGGCCCCCTCAGCGGCGTCCGGCGTCAGCAGCCTGCCTAGCGGTTTCGCTGTCTTCACCACCTTCCCGGACCTGCTCTTCATCTTTGAATTT GTCTTTGGGGGGCTGGTGTGGATCCTGATCTCCTCGTCCCACGTGCCTATTCCCCTAATCCAGGGCTGGGTCATGTTCGCATCGGTGTTTTGCTTTGTAGCCACCACCATCCTGGCCTTCTTGTATGTAATTGGTGCCCATGGCAACAGAACCTCATGGATCACCCTG GATGCAGCCTACCACTCTGTCGCTGCCCTGTTTTACTTTGGCGCCTCTGTCCTGGAAGCTCTGGCCACCATCCAGCTGCAAGACGGCTTCTACTATAAATTTTACCATGAAAACATCTCTGCTGTG GTGTTTTCATATGTAGCCACTCTGCTGTACGTGGTCCATGCCATGTTTTCCTTAATCAGATGGAAGTCTTCCTAG